The Archocentrus centrarchus isolate MPI-CPG fArcCen1 chromosome 13, fArcCen1, whole genome shotgun sequence genomic interval CAAACAAACACGCCGCTTCAGAGTATTTAAACGAGAGAAATGGGAGGAATGAAGGGCAGCAGAGGAGGACTTGGTCATGAAACTTCTATTGGTTGCGCCAGGGCTCTTCTCCCTCAGAGAAAGCAGCATCGGCTCAGCTAGAAAATGAGGCGAGGACGTGGAGTACGTGCGCATCCAGCAGATGACGAGATGAAATGGAGAGTTTGGAACAGACGGACCTTGTAAACCCATCCCGCGGATCCGTCGCTGTTTCAGACTCGCAGGACAGCGGAGCGAACAGCAAGCAGTTTGTCAGTGGACCGGCAGAGATTCACCACACACACCGGGCGGACATGGGGCTTAACGGCTTACGTACGGCGCCGGTCGGGAGTCCAACCGCGGCGGAGTTACTCGCGGATCTAGCCTCTCAGACTGACTCCCCGGGAATCACAACCCCGACGAAGCAGTCCAAAACCGGCCTACCACTCTACAACGGTAGGGTTGTGTCTCCTTCTGCAACTGTGGAGGGTAACCACTCGGGTGTTTTGGCTCAGACACCAAATGGTTACCCTGCACAAGAAAAGGGGGTGGAGGGGCAAACGGAAGGCCCGGGGTACCCCCTCACCAGCAGAGCTTGCCTAATGGAGAATGGGGACTGGACTGCTTCTGAGAAGTGCCCAGCAGTAACACGGAGACTCAATGGTGACTTAAAAACCAGACaggcacaacaacaaaaaaagagatcTGGGGAGAATAGGGAGGTGGGGCCCGAGACTGTTAATGGCCCGAGTGTGGGTTCACCTGGGCCAGGAAGTTCTGTAGACTCGGTTTTTGCTTCAGGAGACTCGGACTGTAAGCGGAGAAGGTTGTTAGATGGAAACGTTGCAAACAAATCCTCAGAAGCCACCAGAGTGGCTCGAGCAGTTGCCCCTCTCACAGTTGCTGTCAACTGTGGCAACAGTCCCCATTGCAACCAGTCTGCTTCCTTAACTCCCGCTGCCCCTCATGCTAATCAGCACAGTGGACATAAAGTGGCCCCTTCAGGCCCACCAGCTACCCGTAACCCCCCACTTCCTGCAGGAGCTGGCTGGTCAGCAGAGCGCATAGCCAAGCAGTACATCGTCCCATGTATGAAGTATTATGGCATTTGTGTAAAGGACAACTTTCTGGGCACCCAGGTGGGTGACAGGGtcctggaggaggtggagattCTGAATCAAAGTGGGAAATTTCGTGGCGGGCAGCTGGTGAGCCAGAAGAACATTCCTTCTCTGAACATCCGGGGCGACCAGATCGCCTGGGTGGAGGGAAAAGAGCCCGGGTGCGAGAACATCGGAGTGCTGATGGCTCACATTGATGAGGCCGTCATGTACAGCTCTGCCAATGGACAGCTGGGGAACTGCGTCATCAATGGACGCACTAAGGTGAGAGGAGGCGCagggtgtttttgtgtgtgtgtgtgtgtgtgtgtgtgggggggggggggggggggttacaggtGAGAGGTTTTAAAAGAAACATGCCAGGGAAAACAGAAGATACAACAAAAATACCAGTGTAAGCACGTCAGTCTGACATCGCTTACGTTGTGGTCCGTTGTGTCTTGCCTGCCCTGCTTTATCTTCTATAATGCCAACATGTGGGTAGGCAAACATGCACCATCACACCACAGTGGGAGAGCGCGCAGGGCTCCTGCTGATAGGATGTCAAGATGAGCCCTGTGTTTGTGGCACATGTGAGGAGGAGGGGCTGCAGTCCTTCTAGCACTGGGTTTAGACCTGCTTACATTTACCCCTGTCCCTACCTTCATGCCGCTGATaccctgaagaagaagaaaacacaaactctCTGGGGTTGTATCTCCTCTGCCATCGCTTTATCTATGCCAGCATTTTCTATCATCACTTtgacccacacaaacatggcaCTGGCATGGCAGaggagtgtttgtttttgtttcccctATCACACATCTCATGCCACgtgagctgcattttttttttctctttagtttACTTCAGCCACACTACGTGTCccagtttcttttttccattgATACTTTTCAGATGCAGTGCACAAATATCAGAGCATGCCCCTTAAGAAAGAACCTTAAACACTACAAAACACTTTCCTTTATAGTGTGGAAAAACATTGTAGAAGAATGAAGAGCACTCAAATAATTTTGCTAGACTTTTTGCCTGTGTTTATCTCTGTCTATATCTATGTTAGGGGCACTGTATTCTCTCCATGTGTCTCTGTTTTACATGCCAGTCTAGACTTAAAGTCAGTTTTACTCATGTTAACCTGTTTCATGTTGAAAATACATCCAGGATGGCTTTTGATTTTGACCAAGAGTAGGCACAATAGTGCTCCACTACCTGGCAATCACATGTCTGCAGTCTTTGCTCAATCCATAGAcctgtaagtgtgactgtggAGAAATATTAAGAAATATGTGCAGCAGTGGCGTAGCAAAGTAGCCAGGATTTGTCTTTAATCTCTATGCAAAATACAACACACAGAAGTAAAAAGTAGCTAAAACCATCTCCCGTCAGGAGTCTTGTTTAGCTTTTGGCCTTTTATTATATCAAACAACTCACTTTTTGTTTGATATAATAAATCATGGCTGAAAGGATGGCTGttctttttcccctctgtttCCCAAGTATTTGCTCCACAGCCTTGTTAACTCTGTTTAACCTCACACAGCACCCTGCCCTAAGTGCACGTATTGCCATTTACGTCAGCTTGAGACAGTGTTTAAACAAGGGCTGTTGTGCTTATCTCACTGTAGTCCCCTTTGCTCCCTTAGACTTGGCCTGACTGTGCTGCTCCAGTAAAGTGAAGCCACTTTAACATAATACCTGGGCAGAGCTGTGTAAGGGTAACACATgcctagccccccccccccccccccccccccccttttgaGTACAAAACACTAAGAACCTCTGCCAGCTGTTGGATGGCATACTGCTGTGTACACTCTCACTTTAGTCATGAAAGTAAGCTGCACTTTAAAGTGGATTCATCTTTAAACtcaataacacataaaaggTGTTACTTCGATTCAGCTGCCTGTTTCCTATAAAAAGCAGCTTAATTAAAacgatgaaaaaacaaacaaaccaaaaaaaacaaataccctTAAATCTGGAAATTCACTTTCATTGCATTATGCTAATCTTCAATGCAGACCTTAATGCTGTGAATATAAAATGTGCTGATGCCAGTTTTTTTGCAATGGTTTCACTTAAAGAGCTGCTTGCATGAAGTTAGACAGTGGGACGGTGAGTCCATTTTGgttgtgtttgcagtgttttattgtgaaagatgcAATGTTGCGTTACCGCCTCCTTACTTGGTCACTTATTTTTACTTAGTTGAAGTAACTGAGTGATCCCTTGGTGAAAATGTTTAACACCTAAAACGGCAGTTTTTTCCCACATTTTttcctaaaaataaaagaaaaaggtccACACTGCATAGTACAAAATGTCCTGGCAGAGTGTATTTGTGGATGAGGCCAAGCGACAGCAATGCAATAGGTGCAATTATGGAGTGAGCATGAAAGAAAGAAGTGataaggaaaggaaaagaggcAGCACAGCTATATGGGGTCGGTACTGTCTATCTCGTCCCCCGTCTCTTTGTCCAGAgaccatcacccccccccccccccccccccccccacacacacacacacacacacacacaccttgtatttttttttccttcatggtGTTTCACTTTTCACCTCATCTTTTATTGTGTCCGCATTTTTATTTCCCACGTTCACTCGTTTTTCTCCTTTCCCGTCTTATCAGGCCCCTTATTTGCTACTTGGACAAAATATTTCCCTGCCGTTACCTTGGTAACAGGCCCATACAGAGTAGAGCTGCGCATTGTGTatgaaagagatggagagaggaaaaagaggggTTGGCAATGCCCAAAATAATGCCGTACCAGCAGTAAGTAGCATTTCTCAAGCCTGTCTCCTGTTAGTCAGCAGAAGCCCGGTTTCGCTGCCTGTGAGACATATGGGGGGGGTTTATAGTGTTAACAAAAGGAATGGCAATGCAGTTTATATGACCCAAGGTGATACTACAAAAGTCTTGAAGATAAGAGATGGGTCAGAGTAGATGTGAAAGTGGAAAGGATCAGGGGGTACAGGGAAGATAGTGATGAGTAAGTGAGAAAGGGCGATGCAGCAGAAGCTTTGGCATATTAAGACTGTCTGCTGCAGCAAAGTGTCCTTAGATGCCCCTCTTAGAGCTCAGCAGTGCCACCATGCAGGCAGGAGCCAGAAGTCATGCTAACATGCAGGCCAGCCACAGAGTTCCTAACATGGGTGGATTTGTAGTTTTTAAGTCAATTTAATTTCCTTTCAGAGAATCCAGAGGGTAAACAGAAACGGTTTTTAGTTTTAACAGTTCCCTGATGTTATAATTTGTGTTTATTAGGGCAATATCCacctattatttttttttatgcatctcATCTGGTGTTAGGTGAGGCTGgctactgggaaaaaaaaaaaaaaaaaaaaaaacgcagcctaggtacacacatacacactgcaaGAGGAGCCGCCAGGTGCCACTACATTATTGCTGCTCTATTTTTGTAGTAAATAAGTGTATTGTGTACATGCAAATGCTCACACCTACAGAAAGGCCTTTCATTGCATTGCTTGAGCCTAATATTCAGTGGTGACTCATGCACAATGAGTGCAACTGTGGCCATAGTGTGACTGACTCATAAGGGCACAGCCCGTGAGctcaccatcttttttttttttcttttgttttatgatcatcccaaaaaaaacccccacacaCAATAATGTACTGTAAACACTAGAGGACATTTGTTATATTAGAATTTGATCGTGTTTCTAATTGCATCATTTATTTCTTACCATGCAGCACCTTCTCCGAATATGATGGCTGCTGGTGCTGTGTTGCTGTGATTCAGCTTTACGTAGAGGCCCATACTTTGTAACGTTAATGATGAAACACTTAGAGAAAAATACAGCCTCCTTCAAAATGCACAGATTCATTGTAACCTTAAGTTTAAActagtctcagtgttgtttataTTGCAGTAAATCCAGAGCCTGGGCACATTAGCCGATATTAGCCGTTGTTAAAAGTGAGAGCGGTGCTCACTTGGATCAAAATCTTGTTGGTTATCATGTGCCCAGAAACAATTATAGATTTATAGTTTGATCTCACCTAGTCCAGGTCACACCACTTTCATACACTTTAAAGCCATCATTGTGCCTATACAAGCAATAAACTAGAGGTGAATCTAGCTGGGCTGTGATATAAAACTGGAAGGACAGCAGAGATGGGAGCTGGGAGTGACGGAGCAGTTCAGCCTTATTGAGTTTAATTCACCCAGGCACTTATCTCCGTCACAGTTTGGAAGAAATGAATAATCTCTTATTCTGCCTTATTTGAAATCTCGTGCTTTCCTGGCTGCTTGTGAGCAATCAGTTATGGAAATGAAGCAAGATCGCTGTGCTGCTTGACAATTAGTGATTCAGCTGGTCTCAACCCCAGAACTGGAAAACCATTTGTTTTgctgaagtgtccttgagcaaccCCCTGGCTGACTCCAAACATTCACTATGAAGGACTCGCTGACTTTGACTCATGTTTTCCATTAATCCAAAAGGGCTCAGGGCTGCCACGCTGTGAAATGGGGTGGAGGTTGAGGACTCTCTGTGGCCTGCTAATACACACTTCTTATATGTTTTTCTAGCAGCAGAGTTTGGGAGACAGACTTGTGAATCTCAAAGCTCTTTAGCTGAGCATGCACAGAACATGTGGGGTCCACACACGGCAGTTTGTAAAATACAGTGAGTTTAAAATAGTCATGTTTGCAATGAGTAACCACTGAGTAACCAATGTGTGCAATCTACATCTGTTGCATTAGATAAGTAATACGGCTCAAAGAGCATTTTAAAGGTTAATAATCCTGGAATGTTTGTAAAACACAACTGCCACCAAAACCCAGACTGAAAACTTTTCTCCTTAGTGTTTGGATTCATCACAGACAACCTGCAGCATCCTCCCTGCTCTGCGTCGCACACATAAATATGcccttccctctctttcagtCATTCACCTTGGCAAGCCCTAATGCCTGTATTTGTTCAGCCATCCCCTCTCTCCACCATCCTTCCTCTTATCTGAATATGCATGCGGCATTggagtttatttttgttctccTCCAGAACAGCTTgttctgcctgcctgcccaTCATCTGGGTATCTACCCAGAGCTAATTCTGGTCCTGGACAGTCATGTGGTTGGTGCCAGTTAGACTTTAACTTACTGTGGGCACAGATGTTGGCAGAGTTGAAGTGAGGAGGGCAGAAATGACAGGCAGGATCAAAATGTGCTGTGTGGCTGAGCGAgtattgtgtgtctgtggttgTTTAATAAGCAACTGGCGGGTGTCATGGATGTATAGGAAACTGGTTTAAATGTCATTGGTGTGTAtgaactcactttttttttttttttttttttctggcctcAGGTGGATTTATTGTACAAAACATAACTCATCTCCTAAATTATATACCCCTATCTTGTAAGCTTTgctatcgtgtgtgtgtgtgtatgcttcaGGCTAGGGCTGAGATGCCTGGTGTGGCATATCACATGTTAATTGTGGTTAATTACAGTTGTTAAGACCATGGACTATTTGGTGGGAATGGGGGTGGGTTATTTGCTGGTAAAGCACACTTCCTTGAATACACGCACACCCCAGAATAATCACATTCATTGTTAAACAAATCAAATTTGTCAGTGTTTATCAAAAATGTTGACTATGCAGTTTCCAAATTCAGATGATCACAAACTGTCTGCCACAATCCACTCTGCTTCAAAGATGGCTcccattaaaatacatttgtttataAATGTTATACTTTTAAGTATTCTAAAcctaaatatttctttttttttttaatttagtagAAACAAGTCTGCATACCTTCATATCATTTGCTGTCTTTTTAATGACAGCGGTAATGTTAAGAGTGCATATTTCTACTTCACACAACAGAACAGTTTCTTGTCTGCACAAAAGGGCACCTACCCCCAGAAGACAGTATCAGCTCTTATCACTGTGGTACAAGGTCAGCAGCAGAAGGTAATATGTGAACTTGACAGTGACAGCAGGGTGCTAAAAGTAGACTCCTGTCTGGTATTTTCTACCTGTCACTACTTGGCATGAAGATGTTGCCAGGTTAGCAAGTAGAGGTTGTAACagttgtaacaaaaaaaaaataaagacgaGCATTTAGCAGTGCAACAGTTTTTGTTAGCATAGTCAAATTTAggttaaaatgtcattttcttgGCGTGTATAGTGTCTTCTTAGCACTTTAAGGGTTAATGAATTTACGCAGACTGTATGTAGAAGATAAATGTAACATTGGGAAGTCACCTGTCTGGTTGGGCGTTGCCatcttgtttttgtgcgttattaaTTAGCTGCAGTATGTCACAGGATGCTGGAAAAAAATTCAACAGCCACATTTGAAAGTGTCTTGGAGCAGCACTAAATACCAGTCACTCAAATTTACATGCTCCTCTTTTAGTTTTGATACCATCTAAACAAGTTAATTATATAAAAAGTTCTTCAGTACGGTTGTCATGTAAACGGGACTGTGACTGTAGAGACCCAAACCGTTTTTGTAAACGTGTTTACCTCTGCTGTAACGTTCTGCCCCCGCAGCCACATTGAGCTGTGCATACTGCTTGCTCAGCACTAGATGGCAAATAATGTGAGAACTACCTGAAATACAGGTAAGAGCAGGTAAATAGCCAGACCGTTCCCTTAGGAGTGTgttgagtcaaaacctgagcaAGCATGAGTCCAAATGTTGTCCAATGAGTCCAATGCAATAAGTTGCTCTCTTGTGACATTTTCTAATGACTTCTGAGTAAAACCATGTTTCTGACGGTCTGACGGACACAAAAAacatcagtttttctttgtctaCAATTATTCTGCTTACTTTGACGCAGAGACAGCTTGGCAGTTGGAGTCGGGAGGAAAAGTTCTAGAGGTTAATGAGCACTGACTCTGAGTGCTGGCCAGTAATGAGAGCTGACAATTGCCGCTAAGCAGACTCACGCAGAACACAATCGAGCCCACTTAGCTGTGAATGAGGAGGGAAGCGGCACAAGAGGACGAGGACAGCATGCATCAAAGCCTTCCTACGGAAAGCGTTACAGTCACGTTTGTTTGAGTTTCACAAACAACACAAGGGCAGCTGTGTTGGTCTTCAAAATCTATGTGAGCAGGCTCTCATTTCCTACGGGGTACAACTTGCACACTGTAGTACAAGAACTTAAACGATAGCGTCAGCCGAGTTAAATCGATACTGCAGCATTGCAGAAGCTGTTAGCAGTGAATAATAGTGTGCCTCAGCTGAGCTGAAGTGATGCACTGACTTGTGTTGTAAGCTTTGCTTCCCATGCAGAACCGTATAAGTCAAGACAATGACAGTATCTTCTTCTGTTGTCAGCCTGGAGAGATAATAATGAAATTATTACTCTACACGCCGCCAACTACATCACCCACACGCTACTAGGAAAAGCTGGTGTCAGTGAGTAAGTGAAtcagctgcagatttttcatATACTGAGGAGAGTTAAAGCCAGAGAAGACAGTTTGGAAGCTTACTGAAACACGACCATGCCCCTGTTAATCTGATGGATATGTCACACCCTCTCGTATGCAGTTTATTTTGGCACAGCTCTGTTTTTTAGCTTGCAGTCACATGGCCCTGTAGTGGCCCTCGTCTGGAATGTGCATTGAATGAAGAACTTTTCACGCAGGTCTTGGTTCCCTCTGTCTCCCCAGAGAAGGCAGCGCTCTCCTGCTTCACAGCCTCCAGCTTTCAGACGTCAAACAGGGGAAATACCAGCGTGAGACCATTGTTTGAAAATGGATACTGTATCTGCAGATCATTTCTTTGCTGAACTCTGACATATTTCTTTGCACTACTGGTCTGCGCACTTAATAATATTccagaaaatattaaatattgaaatcgttcgcctatttttttttttttaaaaaaaagcttacttttttttcttttttcttttttttaaacgagGGCAAAGACAAAATGTGAGAGAAGGATTAGAGCAGGAGAACAGGAGGAGAGAGTATTTCTCTTTAGTCACTTGTAGCTTCTCCTGCTAATGGCTGATCAGCGGGAGTTCCTCAAATTCAAGACTCAACCTCCAAACGGTCCTGCCCCTGCAGTGCAAATACGACTAAAGAGAATAAATAACTGAAGTCACCTCCATGTCAAACAGctgtcaaaaacattttttttgtcataatgCTGTACCAAGTTATAATTAATGAAtccatttcttctgtttttaggCCATGGTTGCCTGTTACCCAGGTAACGGGGCAGGGTACGTGCGCCACGTTGACAACCCCAATGGTGATGGACGCTGCATCACCTGTATCTACTATCTTAACAAGAACTGGGATGCCAAGGTACATCCCATCTGTGTCAGTTTCATTTAGGAAAAAGAGGGATTGAAAAAAGTTgtgtatcatcatcatcatgtgtaTATTCAGTCTACAAATGCAATTCATCCTAAAGTATGCTTAAATATGCATCTGATGTTATtacatattattaaaatttgatATTAGGTAACTTGGGTGATTTAACCTTCAAATGCTCATTTTTAACCTCAGGGAATCACTGTATGCATTATGCATTTTGCAAATAAGTAGCTGTGTTTCTGTATTTATGTTTCTATGCATTTGTCCTTGTAGAAACAAGG includes:
- the egln2 gene encoding egl nine homolog 2 — encoded protein: MESLEQTDLVNPSRGSVAVSDSQDSGANSKQFVSGPAEIHHTHRADMGLNGLRTAPVGSPTAAELLADLASQTDSPGITTPTKQSKTGLPLYNGRVVSPSATVEGNHSGVLAQTPNGYPAQEKGVEGQTEGPGYPLTSRACLMENGDWTASEKCPAVTRRLNGDLKTRQAQQQKKRSGENREVGPETVNGPSVGSPGPGSSVDSVFASGDSDCKRRRLLDGNVANKSSEATRVARAVAPLTVAVNCGNSPHCNQSASLTPAAPHANQHSGHKVAPSGPPATRNPPLPAGAGWSAERIAKQYIVPCMKYYGICVKDNFLGTQVGDRVLEEVEILNQSGKFRGGQLVSQKNIPSLNIRGDQIAWVEGKEPGCENIGVLMAHIDEAVMYSSANGQLGNCVINGRTKAMVACYPGNGAGYVRHVDNPNGDGRCITCIYYLNKNWDAKKQGGLLQIYPEGKNVVAKVEPLFDRLLIFWSDRRNPHEVRPAYSTRYAITVWYFDAKERAEAKEKYRLATGQKGVQVPVTQNSRT